In the genome of Porphyrobacter sp. ULC335, one region contains:
- a CDS encoding NAD-glutamate dehydrogenase codes for MGSKTVATATPKAPERALIKALRHQLEASLLPGDAPIDKAALDEAASYLLTSAANRAPGQSLVQVESATGARRHLRIAVINDDKPFLVDSVAAAIATQGVGIDRLLHPVVPVERDASGAITALGKTGGRESLIYIETPRVDARQRRDLLEALQTTLADVQAAVSDWLKMQAAIKADAALAEAIDPEAGALLAWLGGGMLTQLGHMTRRRDGTTAERLGICAASASELLAEVSYDRAFEWFDSHDKADKPRALLAIKSNVQARVHRASPLDLFIVPVREGGRVTALSIHAGLWTSAALNERPLEVPVLRAMVADMTVRLGFDPAGHNGKALVHAFTSLPNDLLTAFEPDRVIDLVTAKMALIDRPRPRLIMVRATLERHIFAFVWLPRDQLSTDVRLQIQAMLLGTPGAALLDWSLEVESSSLALLRFLIDVRGCDDLPNDAAIEAQLVDLLRGWNEAVANHLADTEEEGRAAALAARYAPAFPTGYRLTYGAHEAARDIAKLRTLAVAEGEATHTDRAVRLYRLNGDGAETLRLKIYLTRGALALSDAVPALENFGFRVLAEVPTFLTDAALGSIHDFILTLPAGREAGALLERAALIENALADVLNGAAEDDPFNRLVPAAGLLPRDANWMRAIYRYLRQTGVSYTIYTVVDALVAAPQVTRAMIALFEARHDPAFTGDRDDAIAAAGAAFTRGLSKVTAINDDRLLRLYRAVIDAVLRTNAFAPASTEALAFKLDSHLVPGLPKPVPWREIFVYSPRVEGIHLRSGAVARGGLRWSDRRDDFRTEILGLMKAQRVKNAVIVPTGAKGGFYPKQLPSPAIDREGWAAEGRASYEIFIRTLLSVTDNIEDGKVVHPKGVTVLDGEDPYFVVAADKGTATFSDIANGIAQGRDFWLDDAFASGGSNGYDHKAMGITARGAWVSVQRHFREMGVDVQSDSVTVAGCGDMSGDVFGNGMLLSKALKLVAAFDHRHIFIDPTPDPLASWNERARMFALPRSSWDDYDKALISKGGGVFPRSAKVIKLSKQAREVLGIDVKEIEPEALISAILRSPVDLMWFGGIGTYVKAPQENHIQVGDPANDGLRVDATEIRARVIGEGANLGVTQAGRIAFSLAGGRINTDFIDNSAGVDCSDNEVNIKIALAAATASGKLSGKKRNTLLASMTDEVAALVLEDNRLQALALSVAESGGAGATPAYVRLIERLEEVSDFDRRTEGLADGEVLTRRAADGQGLTRPELAVLLSSAKLALQEAIEDSTLPDDPVLEPVLIARFPAPMRKTYADEIRGHRLRREMIATSLSNRMVNRLGMVHPFELAEEEGVGLAEVAAAFVVAERLFGLEPLWRELDDAAIPEAARLALFGRLAAAVGNLMSDVLRTASGKVVAGAMIGALAQGVTELVAGREDLLTAEPRARSMELRQGFVAVGAPEALAARVANLFDFDGAVGLAQSAQASGIEPRLLTHAFTDIGTALGLDWAQGTAAHMSPSDVWERLLVSGLARDFQQMRIEFLRRLMQAKAGPKAGNFDPRGSVAEWAARNAQGVAQFRAMIARAQARPPVGAAMLAQIASQARNLLER; via the coding sequence ATGGGGTCGAAGACCGTCGCCACCGCGACACCCAAAGCGCCCGAGCGCGCGCTGATCAAAGCCCTTCGTCACCAGCTGGAAGCCTCGCTGCTGCCCGGCGACGCCCCGATCGACAAGGCGGCGCTGGATGAAGCCGCCAGCTATCTCCTCACTTCCGCCGCAAACCGCGCCCCCGGCCAATCACTCGTGCAGGTCGAATCCGCCACCGGCGCGCGGCGCCACCTGCGCATCGCGGTGATCAATGACGACAAGCCCTTCCTCGTCGATTCGGTGGCTGCGGCCATCGCCACGCAAGGGGTCGGGATCGACCGGCTGCTGCACCCGGTCGTCCCCGTGGAGCGCGACGCATCGGGCGCGATCACCGCACTGGGCAAGACGGGCGGTCGCGAATCGCTGATCTATATCGAAACCCCGCGCGTCGACGCGCGCCAGCGCCGCGATCTTCTCGAAGCGCTGCAAACCACTCTGGCCGATGTGCAGGCGGCGGTGAGCGACTGGCTGAAAATGCAGGCCGCGATCAAGGCCGATGCCGCTCTCGCAGAAGCGATCGACCCCGAAGCGGGCGCTTTGCTCGCATGGCTGGGCGGCGGAATGCTGACCCAGCTCGGCCACATGACCCGCCGCCGTGATGGCACCACCGCCGAACGGCTCGGCATCTGCGCGGCGTCTGCCAGCGAGTTGCTGGCCGAGGTGTCCTATGATCGCGCTTTCGAATGGTTCGACAGCCACGACAAGGCGGACAAGCCCCGCGCGCTGCTGGCGATCAAGTCCAACGTGCAGGCGCGCGTCCACCGCGCCAGCCCGCTCGATCTGTTCATCGTGCCGGTACGGGAGGGCGGACGGGTCACCGCGCTTTCGATCCACGCCGGGCTGTGGACCAGCGCCGCGCTGAACGAGCGCCCGCTTGAGGTGCCTGTGCTGCGCGCGATGGTGGCGGATATGACCGTGCGGCTCGGCTTCGATCCGGCGGGGCATAATGGCAAGGCGCTGGTGCACGCCTTCACCTCGCTGCCCAATGATCTGCTCACCGCCTTCGAGCCGGATCGCGTGATCGATCTGGTGACCGCCAAGATGGCGCTGATCGACCGTCCGCGCCCGCGCCTGATCATGGTGCGCGCCACGCTGGAGCGGCACATCTTCGCCTTCGTCTGGCTGCCGCGCGACCAGCTTTCCACCGATGTGCGCTTGCAGATCCAGGCGATGCTGCTCGGCACGCCGGGCGCGGCGCTGCTCGACTGGAGCCTTGAGGTCGAAAGCAGCTCGCTCGCGCTGCTGCGTTTTCTGATTGATGTGCGCGGCTGCGATGACCTGCCAAACGATGCAGCGATCGAAGCGCAGCTGGTCGATCTGCTGCGCGGCTGGAACGAGGCGGTGGCGAACCACCTCGCCGATACCGAGGAAGAAGGCCGCGCCGCCGCGCTCGCCGCGCGCTATGCCCCCGCCTTCCCGACCGGCTACCGCCTGACCTATGGCGCGCATGAGGCAGCACGCGATATCGCCAAGCTGCGCACGCTCGCCGTGGCCGAGGGCGAAGCAACCCACACCGACCGTGCGGTGCGGCTCTACCGCCTGAACGGCGACGGGGCCGAGACGCTGCGGCTGAAGATTTACCTCACCCGCGGCGCGCTGGCGTTGTCCGATGCGGTGCCGGCACTGGAAAATTTCGGGTTCCGCGTGCTCGCCGAAGTGCCGACCTTCCTGACCGATGCGGCGCTCGGGTCGATCCACGACTTCATCCTGACCCTGCCCGCCGGGCGCGAGGCTGGCGCGCTGCTGGAGCGTGCTGCGCTGATCGAGAATGCGCTCGCCGATGTGCTGAATGGCGCGGCGGAGGATGATCCGTTCAACCGCCTCGTCCCCGCCGCCGGGCTGCTGCCGCGTGACGCGAACTGGATGCGCGCGATCTACCGCTACCTGCGCCAGACCGGGGTGAGCTACACGATCTACACCGTGGTCGATGCGCTGGTCGCCGCGCCGCAAGTGACGCGGGCGATGATCGCGCTGTTCGAAGCGCGCCATGATCCGGCCTTCACGGGTGACCGCGATGACGCCATCGCCGCCGCCGGGGCCGCCTTCACGCGGGGCCTGTCGAAAGTCACCGCGATCAACGACGACCGGTTGCTGCGGCTCTACCGCGCGGTGATCGATGCGGTGCTGCGCACCAATGCCTTTGCCCCTGCTTCCACCGAGGCACTGGCCTTCAAGCTCGACAGCCACCTCGTCCCCGGCCTGCCCAAGCCCGTGCCATGGCGCGAGATCTTCGTTTACAGCCCGCGGGTGGAGGGCATCCACCTGCGCTCGGGCGCGGTAGCGCGCGGGGGCCTGCGCTGGTCCGACCGGCGCGACGACTTCCGCACCGAAATCCTCGGCCTGATGAAGGCACAGCGGGTCAAGAACGCGGTGATCGTGCCGACCGGGGCGAAGGGCGGGTTCTATCCCAAGCAGCTTCCTTCCCCTGCCATCGACCGCGAAGGCTGGGCAGCCGAGGGCCGTGCATCCTACGAAATCTTCATCCGCACGCTGCTGTCGGTCACCGACAACATCGAAGACGGCAAGGTCGTCCACCCCAAGGGCGTGACCGTGCTCGACGGCGAAGACCCCTATTTCGTGGTCGCCGCGGACAAGGGCACCGCAACCTTCTCCGACATCGCCAACGGCATCGCGCAGGGCCGCGATTTCTGGCTGGATGACGCCTTCGCCAGCGGCGGATCGAACGGATACGACCACAAGGCGATGGGCATCACCGCGCGCGGCGCGTGGGTGAGCGTGCAGCGCCACTTCCGCGAAATGGGCGTCGATGTGCAGAGCGATTCCGTCACCGTCGCGGGCTGCGGCGATATGTCGGGCGATGTGTTCGGCAACGGGATGCTGCTGTCCAAGGCGCTGAAACTGGTCGCCGCCTTCGACCACCGCCACATCTTCATCGACCCCACCCCCGATCCGCTGGCGAGCTGGAACGAGCGCGCACGGATGTTCGCGCTGCCCCGGTCGAGCTGGGACGATTACGACAAGGCGCTGATCTCCAAGGGCGGCGGGGTGTTCCCGCGCAGTGCCAAGGTCATCAAGCTGTCCAAACAGGCGCGCGAGGTGCTGGGCATCGACGTGAAGGAGATCGAGCCCGAAGCGCTGATCTCCGCAATTCTGCGCAGCCCCGTGGACCTGATGTGGTTCGGCGGGATCGGCACCTATGTGAAGGCGCCGCAGGAAAACCACATCCAGGTCGGCGATCCGGCCAATGACGGCCTGCGCGTCGATGCCACCGAAATCCGCGCGCGGGTGATCGGTGAGGGCGCGAACCTCGGCGTGACGCAGGCGGGGCGCATCGCCTTCTCGCTGGCGGGGGGCCGCATCAACACCGACTTCATCGACAATTCGGCAGGCGTCGATTGCTCGGACAACGAGGTCAACATCAAGATCGCGCTGGCGGCGGCCACCGCGAGCGGCAAGCTGTCCGGGAAAAAGCGCAACACGCTGCTCGCCAGCATGACCGACGAAGTCGCCGCGCTGGTCCTGGAAGACAACCGCTTGCAGGCGCTCGCCCTGTCGGTCGCCGAAAGCGGCGGGGCCGGGGCCACGCCCGCCTATGTCCGCCTGATCGAGCGGCTGGAGGAAGTCAGCGATTTCGACCGGCGCACCGAAGGTCTGGCCGATGGCGAGGTGCTGACCCGCCGCGCGGCTGACGGGCAGGGGCTGACCCGCCCGGAACTCGCGGTGCTGCTGTCTTCGGCCAAGCTGGCGCTGCAGGAAGCCATCGAGGACAGCACGCTGCCCGACGATCCGGTGCTCGAACCGGTGCTGATCGCGCGCTTCCCCGCGCCGATGCGCAAGACCTATGCCGACGAGATTCGCGGCCACCGGCTACGGCGCGAGATGATCGCCACCAGCCTGTCGAACCGCATGGTCAACCGGCTGGGCATGGTCCACCCCTTCGAACTCGCTGAAGAGGAAGGCGTCGGCCTTGCCGAGGTGGCGGCGGCCTTTGTTGTGGCGGAACGCCTGTTCGGCCTCGAACCGCTATGGCGCGAGCTTGATGACGCCGCGATCCCCGAAGCCGCGCGCCTTGCGCTGTTCGGGCGGTTGGCGGCGGCGGTCGGCAACCTGATGAGCGATGTGCTGCGCACCGCTTCGGGCAAGGTGGTCGCAGGGGCGATGATCGGTGCCTTGGCGCAAGGCGTGACCGAGCTGGTCGCGGGCCGCGAGGATCTGCTCACGGCTGAACCGCGCGCCCGTTCGATGGAGCTGCGGCAGGGTTTTGTCGCCGTCGGCGCACCCGAGGCGCTGGCCGCGCGGGTGGCCAACCTGTTCGACTTCGACGGCGCTGTCGGCCTTGCCCAGAGCGCGCAGGCCAGCGGGATCGAACCGCGCCTGCTCACCCACGCCTTCACCGATATCGGCACGGCATTGGGCCTAGACTGGGCGCAGGGGACGGCGGCGCATATGAGCCCCTCCGACGTGTGGGAACGGCTGCTGGTCTCCGGCCTGGCGCGCGATTTCCAGCAGATGCGAATCGAGTTCCTGCGGCGGCTGATGCAGGCCAAGGCTGGGCCCAAGGCAGGCAACTTCGATCCGCGCGGCAGCGTGGCCGAATGGGCGGCGCGCAATGCGCAGGGTGTCGCGCAGTTCCGCGCAATGATCGCCCGCGCGCAGGCCCGCCCGCCGGTCGGCGCGGCAATGCTGGCGCAGATCGCCAGTCAGGCGCGGAACTTGCTCGAACGGTAG
- a CDS encoding NAD(P)/FAD-dependent oxidoreductase gives MTSDNQSHADVVIVGTGHGGAQAAIALRQHGHEGSILMIGRDDAPPYERPPLSKEYLAGDKGFERIMIRPEKFWAEKDIALRLGAAVTGIDPVRHTLTLSDGGQVTYRKLIWSGGGDPRRLPVPGAVLPQVFYVRDKSDADAMMQALSDGAKRALVIGGGYIGLEAAAVLRKLGCEVVLVEMLPRLLARVAGEELSTFYAEEHRRQGVDVRLSTGVQAVLGEEAGRVTGVRLDNGEEVACDMVIVGIGVVPAVAPLIAAGAAGSNGVDVDFCCRTTLDDVYAIGDCAAHANDFADGAVIRLESVQNAHDMANTVAKAIMGEKEPYHALPWFWSNQYDLKLQTAGLSLGFDATVLRGDPDTRKFTVVYLKGGVPIAFDCVGTMKDYVQARKLLESGAGKIDPALLADPEVALKDLI, from the coding sequence ATGACATCAGATAACCAAAGCCACGCAGACGTCGTGATCGTCGGCACCGGCCACGGCGGTGCGCAGGCGGCGATCGCCCTGCGCCAGCACGGCCACGAAGGCTCGATCCTGATGATCGGGCGCGACGATGCACCGCCCTATGAACGCCCGCCGCTCTCCAAGGAGTATCTCGCGGGCGACAAGGGGTTCGAACGGATCATGATCCGGCCCGAAAAGTTCTGGGCGGAAAAAGACATTGCCTTGCGCCTCGGCGCGGCGGTGACGGGGATTGATCCTGTCCGGCACACGCTGACCCTCAGCGATGGCGGGCAGGTGACCTACCGCAAGCTGATCTGGTCGGGCGGGGGCGATCCGCGCCGCCTGCCGGTGCCGGGCGCGGTGCTGCCGCAAGTCTTCTACGTCCGCGACAAGTCAGATGCCGATGCGATGATGCAGGCGCTGTCCGACGGGGCGAAGCGCGCGCTGGTGATCGGTGGCGGCTATATCGGGCTAGAAGCGGCGGCTGTGCTGCGCAAGCTCGGCTGCGAGGTCGTGCTGGTCGAGATGCTGCCCCGCCTGCTGGCGCGCGTGGCGGGCGAGGAGCTGTCGACCTTCTATGCCGAGGAGCACCGCAGGCAGGGCGTCGATGTGCGGCTGAGCACCGGCGTTCAAGCCGTGCTGGGTGAGGAGGCTGGGCGCGTCACCGGCGTCAGGCTCGACAATGGCGAGGAAGTGGCCTGCGACATGGTGATCGTCGGCATCGGCGTGGTCCCCGCAGTCGCGCCGCTGATCGCGGCCGGGGCGGCGGGATCGAACGGGGTCGATGTCGACTTCTGCTGCCGCACCACGCTGGATGATGTCTACGCCATCGGGGACTGCGCCGCGCACGCCAACGACTTTGCCGATGGTGCGGTGATCCGGCTCGAATCCGTGCAGAACGCGCATGACATGGCCAACACCGTCGCCAAGGCGATCATGGGCGAGAAGGAGCCTTACCATGCGCTGCCGTGGTTCTGGTCGAACCAGTATGATCTGAAGCTGCAAACGGCAGGATTGAGCCTCGGCTTCGATGCGACCGTGCTGCGCGGCGATCCGGACACGCGCAAGTTTACCGTGGTGTACCTCAAGGGCGGGGTGCCGATTGCCTTCGACTGCGTGGGAACGATGAAGGACTATGTGCAGGCGCGAAAGCTGCTGGAAAGCGGGGCGGGGAAGATCGATCCGGCGCTGCTGGCCGATCCCGAGGTGGCGTTGAAGGACCTGATCTGA
- the queG gene encoding tRNA epoxyqueuosine(34) reductase QueG, with protein sequence MVNTPARDDLAARISGEAAALGFAVCGFTGAGEDPLRSQRLETWLGEGHHASMEWMEARAEHRRSPQGLWPAARSVIALGMSYAPAHDPLALEGAPDHARISVYAQGKDYHDVVKKRLKALARWLVATAPEAEVKVFVDTAPVMEKPLGEAAGIGWQGKHTNMVSPTHGSWLFLGAIYTTLDLAPAEPHRDQCGSCRACLDACPTDAFPAPYRLDARRCISYLTIEHKGPIAEEFREALGNRIYGCDDCLAVCPWNKFASEAQAIREFLPRAELVAPRLSELLALDDAGFRALFSGSPIKRIGRDRFVRNCLYAAGNSGNPALTAPVRALTADPDPVVAEAAGWALEKLGK encoded by the coding sequence ATGGTTAACACCCCGGCAAGAGATGATCTTGCGGCCCGGATTTCCGGGGAGGCGGCAGCGTTGGGCTTTGCCGTCTGCGGGTTTACCGGCGCGGGCGAAGACCCCTTGCGCAGCCAGCGGCTCGAAACGTGGCTGGGCGAGGGACATCACGCCAGCATGGAGTGGATGGAGGCGCGCGCCGAGCATCGCCGCTCGCCCCAGGGCCTGTGGCCCGCCGCACGCAGCGTCATCGCGCTGGGGATGAGCTATGCCCCCGCGCATGATCCGCTGGCGCTGGAAGGCGCGCCCGATCACGCCCGCATCTCGGTTTACGCGCAGGGCAAGGACTATCACGATGTGGTGAAAAAGCGCCTCAAGGCGCTCGCCCGCTGGCTGGTCGCCACGGCGCCGGAGGCTGAGGTGAAGGTGTTCGTCGACACCGCTCCGGTGATGGAAAAGCCGCTGGGCGAAGCGGCGGGGATCGGGTGGCAGGGCAAGCACACCAACATGGTCAGCCCCACCCACGGCAGCTGGCTGTTTCTGGGCGCGATCTACACGACGCTCGACCTCGCCCCGGCAGAGCCGCACCGCGACCAATGCGGAAGCTGCCGCGCCTGCCTGGACGCCTGCCCCACGGACGCCTTCCCCGCGCCCTACAGGCTCGATGCGCGGCGCTGCATTTCCTACCTCACCATCGAGCACAAAGGCCCGATTGCGGAGGAATTCCGCGAGGCACTGGGCAACCGCATCTACGGCTGCGACGATTGCCTTGCGGTCTGCCCGTGGAACAAGTTCGCGAGCGAAGCGCAGGCGATCCGCGAATTCCTCCCCCGCGCCGAACTGGTCGCGCCGCGCCTTTCCGAACTGCTGGCGCTGGATGATGCGGGGTTCCGCGCGCTGTTCTCCGGCTCGCCGATCAAGCGAATCGGGCGGGACAGGTTCGTGCGCAACTGCCTCTATGCCGCGGGCAATAGCGGCAACCCGGCGCTAACCGCGCCGGTGCGCGCGTTAACCGCAGACCCCGATCCGGTGGTCGCCGAGGCGGCCGGGTGGGCTTTGGAGAAGCTTGGGAAGTGA
- a CDS encoding ABC transporter ATP-binding protein yields MDMAVSEQNLSGNQADGFSAIPADARPLAIEARGLVKSFDGTRAVDGVDISVPEGAIYGILGPNGAGKTTTLRMLLGIIDPDEGVRRVFGHDRPHDIGRLIGYLPEERGLYPAMKCVEAIAFMGALRGLSLKEGRTRAVELLERHGLTHAADRQIRQLSKGMAQTVQLLGTLVHKPRLVVLDEPFSGLDAINQGKLELMIRALADDGVTVIFSTHVIHHAERLCEGVAIIAGGKVPYAGSVEAARDRIPAQVRLETRAREGAWLSALPAEARRNGDFFQFPLPESGVEPLLRQLIEGEAGILSLSIERAGLHDAFVAIAGEAAARQLQADNEGAGA; encoded by the coding sequence ATGGACATGGCGGTAAGCGAACAAAACCTGTCGGGCAATCAAGCGGACGGCTTCAGCGCCATTCCCGCCGATGCACGCCCTCTGGCAATCGAGGCCCGCGGGCTGGTCAAAAGCTTTGACGGCACGCGCGCGGTCGACGGGGTGGACATTTCCGTTCCCGAAGGCGCGATCTACGGGATTCTCGGCCCGAACGGCGCAGGGAAAACCACGACGCTGCGGATGCTGCTCGGCATCATCGATCCTGACGAAGGCGTGCGCCGCGTGTTCGGGCATGACCGCCCGCATGATATCGGCCGGTTGATCGGCTACCTGCCCGAAGAGCGCGGACTTTACCCCGCGATGAAGTGCGTCGAGGCGATTGCCTTCATGGGCGCGCTGCGGGGACTTTCGCTGAAAGAAGGGCGGACGCGGGCGGTGGAACTGCTCGAACGCCACGGCCTGACCCACGCGGCGGACCGCCAGATCCGCCAGCTTTCGAAGGGTATGGCGCAGACCGTCCAGCTGCTCGGCACGCTGGTGCACAAGCCCCGGCTGGTGGTACTTGACGAGCCGTTCTCCGGCCTCGACGCGATCAACCAGGGCAAGCTCGAACTGATGATCCGCGCGCTGGCGGATGACGGCGTCACCGTTATCTTCTCCACCCACGTGATCCACCATGCCGAACGCCTGTGCGAAGGCGTGGCGATCATCGCCGGGGGCAAGGTGCCTTACGCCGGGAGTGTCGAGGCCGCGCGTGACCGGATCCCGGCGCAGGTGCGGCTGGAAACGCGGGCGCGCGAAGGCGCATGGCTTTCTGCCCTGCCTGCCGAAGCCCGCCGCAATGGTGATTTCTTCCAGTTCCCGCTCCCTGAATCCGGAGTCGAGCCGCTGCTGCGCCAGCTGATCGAAGGCGAGGCGGGTATCCTCTCGCTCTCGATCGAGCGCGCCGGGCTGCACGATGCCTTCGTCGCCATCGCGGGCGAGGCCGCCGCGCGCCAGCTTCAGGCCGATAATGAAGGAGCCGGCGCATGA
- a CDS encoding ABC transporter permease, producing MSQTEATLRPRLSALEAAWVIARRDFVAVLFSRAFLFFLLGPLFPVIVGALAGSIGGEVQRDAVSLEVGLAMSAEDNAAMVTAGDRLRGQLGPALPLLRPIPEAAGDPAFDARAFMEARRGNYAAIMTGSLASPTLVGTPNQIARWQGPVGLVAGHARAAEPTAFPAIQAEPVTTSAASERSSRIQTAQIAQMLLFLLTMLLAGMVLSNLVEEKANKIIEILAAAIPMDAVFMGKLFAMLAVSFVGIAVWGSAAWLLWAAGGDAITQVTGFDPANLPAPAVGWPLFVVLGIVYFAMAYLLLGALFLTIGSMATSVREVQTLSMPVTMLQLMVFFLAAYTIKQPGSGLEMAAIAFPLSSPFAMLARAAMEPELWTHAVALAWQGLAVLLIVKGGSMLFRKRVMKSGGAGRDTSKKGRRLTA from the coding sequence ATGAGCCAGACCGAAGCCACGCTGCGCCCGCGCCTTTCGGCGCTCGAAGCGGCATGGGTGATCGCCCGGCGCGATTTCGTCGCGGTGCTGTTCAGCCGCGCTTTCCTATTCTTCCTGCTCGGCCCGCTGTTCCCGGTGATCGTCGGCGCGCTGGCCGGCAGCATCGGCGGCGAAGTGCAGCGCGATGCGGTGAGCCTTGAAGTCGGTCTCGCCATGAGCGCGGAAGATAACGCCGCGATGGTGACCGCTGGCGACCGGCTGAGGGGCCAGCTTGGCCCCGCCCTGCCGCTGCTGCGTCCCATTCCGGAAGCGGCGGGCGATCCCGCCTTCGATGCGCGCGCCTTCATGGAGGCGCGGCGCGGGAATTACGCTGCGATCATGACCGGATCGCTGGCATCGCCCACGCTGGTCGGCACTCCGAACCAGATCGCCCGCTGGCAAGGCCCGGTCGGGCTGGTTGCGGGCCATGCGCGCGCGGCCGAGCCGACCGCTTTCCCCGCCATTCAGGCAGAACCCGTCACCACCAGTGCGGCTTCCGAACGGTCGAGCCGCATCCAGACCGCGCAGATCGCGCAGATGCTGTTGTTCCTGCTGACGATGCTGCTGGCCGGCATGGTGCTGTCCAACCTGGTCGAGGAAAAGGCCAACAAGATCATCGAAATCCTTGCCGCGGCAATCCCGATGGACGCGGTGTTCATGGGCAAGCTGTTCGCGATGCTGGCGGTGTCCTTTGTCGGCATTGCGGTGTGGGGTTCGGCAGCGTGGTTGCTGTGGGCCGCTGGCGGCGATGCGATCACGCAGGTCACCGGTTTCGACCCCGCCAACCTCCCCGCGCCTGCCGTGGGCTGGCCGCTGTTCGTGGTGCTGGGGATCGTCTATTTCGCGATGGCCTACCTGCTGCTGGGCGCGCTGTTCCTGACCATCGGGTCGATGGCGACTTCGGTGCGCGAGGTGCAGACGCTTTCGATGCCGGTCACCATGCTGCAACTGATGGTGTTCTTCCTCGCCGCATACACGATCAAGCAGCCGGGATCCGGGCTGGAGATGGCGGCGATCGCTTTCCCGCTGTCCTCGCCCTTTGCGATGCTGGCGCGCGCCGCGATGGAGCCCGAATTGTGGACCCATGCTGTGGCGCTGGCGTGGCAGGGGCTGGCGGTGCTGCTGATCGTCAAGGGCGGATCGATGCTGTTCCGCAAGCGGGTGATGAAATCGGGCGGCGCCGGGCGCGACACATCGAAGAAGGGCCGCCGCCTCACCGCATGA
- a CDS encoding cytochrome P450, with product MATIAPPTPMQRPQVRREPTAYDALKAHFAAHPEERLQHTHPWDVSRSDIYFEDTWQPIFAEMRAAGQLHWIPDSPLGPYWAVVGHKAIQHIEALPETFSSSWEYGGITILNRLTEEEAAAAGLDAPRELPMFIAMDRPQHTGQRRTVAPKFTPSAVVDMEAEIRARTGEVLDSLPRGEVFDWVEKVSIELTTGMLAILFGFPWEDRRLLTLWSDWAGDTELATVRDLDQMRWSFLQEMGAYFQSLWIERTMDKEPGSDLISMMIHSEAMNQMRPEEFMGNLVLLIVGGNDTTRNTMSGIIHGLDKFPDQRKAFEEHPELIPNAVQECLRMQTPLAHMRRTCTEDTEVFGQTIKKGDKVVLWYLSANRDAEVFDNPDKLDITRDNARRHLSFGYGIHRCVGARLAELQLKVLLEEMHKRRMRVHVAGDVERVRANFVHGFRKLEVEITSF from the coding sequence ATGGCCACCATCGCCCCGCCGACCCCGATGCAACGTCCGCAAGTGCGGCGCGAGCCGACTGCCTATGATGCGCTGAAGGCCCATTTTGCGGCGCATCCGGAAGAGCGCCTCCAGCACACCCATCCGTGGGACGTCAGCCGCTCGGACATCTATTTCGAAGACACCTGGCAGCCGATCTTTGCTGAAATGCGCGCTGCCGGTCAGCTGCACTGGATCCCCGACAGCCCGCTCGGGCCCTATTGGGCGGTGGTCGGCCACAAGGCGATCCAGCATATCGAGGCCCTGCCCGAAACCTTCTCGTCGAGCTGGGAATATGGCGGCATCACGATCCTCAACCGGTTGACCGAGGAAGAGGCCGCCGCCGCTGGCCTGGATGCTCCGCGCGAACTGCCGATGTTCATCGCGATGGACCGCCCGCAGCACACCGGCCAGCGCCGCACCGTCGCGCCCAAATTCACGCCGAGCGCGGTCGTGGACATGGAAGCCGAAATCCGCGCCCGCACCGGCGAGGTGCTCGATTCGCTCCCGCGCGGCGAGGTGTTCGATTGGGTTGAAAAGGTCTCGATCGAGCTGACGACGGGGATGCTGGCGATCCTGTTCGGCTTCCCTTGGGAAGACCGCCGCCTGCTGACCCTGTGGTCGGACTGGGCGGGCGATACCGAGCTCGCCACGGTGCGGGATCTCGATCAGATGCGCTGGAGCTTCCTTCAGGAAATGGGAGCCTATTTCCAGTCGCTGTGGATCGAGCGCACGATGGACAAGGAGCCGGGCAGCGATCTCATCTCGATGATGATCCATTCCGAAGCGATGAACCAGATGCGGCCCGAGGAATTCATGGGCAATCTGGTGCTGCTGATCGTTGGCGGGAACGACACCACCCGCAACACCATGAGCGGCATCATCCACGGGCTCGACAAGTTCCCCGACCAGCGCAAGGCCTTCGAGGAGCATCCCGAACTGATCCCCAACGCAGTGCAGGAATGCCTGCGGATGCAGACCCCGCTCGCCCACATGCGCCGCACCTGCACCGAGGATACCGAGGTGTTCGGGCAGACCATCAAGAAGGGCGATAAGGTGGTGCTGTGGTATCTCAGCGCCAACCGCGATGCCGAAGTGTTCGACAACCCCGACAAGCTCGACATCACGCGCGACAACGCCCGCCGCCATCTCTCCTTCGGCTACGGCATCCACCGCTGCGTCGGCGCGCGTCTGGCCGAACTGCAATTGAAGGTGCTGCTCGAAGAGATGCACAAGCGCCGGATGCGCGTGCATGTCGCAGGTGATGTCGAACGGGTGCGGGCAAACTTCGTCCACGGCTTCCGCAAGCTCGAGGTGGAGATTACCTCGTTTTGA